A DNA window from Parabacteroides johnsonii DSM 18315 contains the following coding sequences:
- a CDS encoding hydroxypyruvate isomerase family protein, with product MKNISRRTAIKTVLAGSAAMVVSGVEAAAPAKKKKVEKPEPLKGNIRHSVSKWCFGSYPLDEFCEICKNIGIESIELLDPKDWPVVQKHGLTVAMAQGAGLGIDRGFNDPKLHDELVASYEQVIPMVAEAGLTNLICFSGRRNGVTDLQGWENCEKGLKRLMPIAEKYNVVLTMELLNSIGHKDYLCDHTVWGAELCRRIGSPNFKLLYDIYHMQIMEGNVIDHIQKYHQYFSHIHTGGVPGRAEIDETQELYYPAIMKAIVETGYKGFVGQEFVPKQEDKIASLEKCIRICDV from the coding sequence ATGAAAAACATTTCGAGAAGAACTGCCATTAAGACGGTATTGGCAGGAAGCGCAGCTATGGTTGTGTCCGGTGTGGAGGCAGCAGCTCCCGCAAAGAAGAAGAAGGTAGAGAAACCTGAACCACTGAAAGGTAATATTCGCCATTCTGTGAGTAAATGGTGTTTCGGCAGCTATCCGTTGGATGAATTTTGTGAGATTTGTAAAAACATAGGAATAGAATCGATTGAACTGCTCGACCCGAAAGATTGGCCAGTCGTGCAGAAACATGGTTTGACGGTTGCGATGGCGCAGGGTGCGGGTTTAGGTATCGATCGGGGGTTCAATGATCCCAAGCTGCATGACGAGCTGGTTGCCAGTTATGAACAGGTTATTCCAATGGTGGCCGAGGCCGGACTGACGAACCTGATCTGTTTCTCTGGTCGCCGGAACGGTGTGACCGACTTGCAGGGTTGGGAAAACTGCGAGAAAGGGCTGAAGCGTCTGATGCCGATAGCTGAAAAGTATAATGTCGTTCTGACGATGGAACTTCTGAACAGTATCGGGCATAAGGACTACCTGTGCGACCATACCGTTTGGGGAGCGGAATTGTGCCGTCGTATCGGTTCGCCGAACTTCAAACTGCTGTATGACATCTATCATATGCAGATCATGGAAGGAAACGTGATTGATCATATCCAGAAATATCACCAGTATTTTTCTCATATCCATACCGGAGGTGTTCCCGGTCGTGCGGAGATTGACGAAACACAGGAACTTTACTATCCAGCTATCATGAAAGCGATTGTGGAAACCGGTTATAAAGGTTTTGTCGGGCAGGAATTTGTCCCGAAGCAGGAAGACAAGATTGCCTCGCTTGAGAAATGTATTCGTATTTGTGATGTATAA
- a CDS encoding polysaccharide pyruvyl transferase family protein, translating to MMNRRTFLKQTGAFSAALFLPACLNKVKEEKKKPYLLVVSGWQDVNIGDIAHTPGLLHILQTHLPEATITLWKRSKSEKVEALLKKNFPEIEILYGNPDKDFTITDSKLLEAINRADVFIHGSGPSVVAANCLEAWRKITDKPFGTYGTTIQDISPSLKNLLNDASFVFTRETASIRKLREARVTKPEIRFVPDATFALNIQDEENARSFLMANNLEDRKFICVIPRLRKTPYWLIRRKSYTEEQIVEITVLNDKWKEVDHAKAREAIVRWVRETGNKVLVCPEMTYQVDIMDELLIDPLPDDVQKNVVKRGYWLPDEAASLYSKAFCVLSFECHSPIISLRNGTPAFYLRQPEDTIKGQMYYDLGFNNWVFEINDTTGKQIADRLMEVYSDYDSAQAYRKQGMDNASKLFDMGIKIVSQFL from the coding sequence ATGATGAACAGACGAACTTTCTTAAAGCAGACTGGTGCTTTTTCCGCTGCGCTATTTCTACCGGCTTGTCTGAATAAGGTGAAGGAAGAGAAGAAAAAACCATACCTATTAGTCGTTTCCGGCTGGCAGGATGTGAATATTGGGGATATCGCCCATACACCGGGTTTGCTGCATATCTTGCAAACGCACTTGCCTGAAGCAACGATTACTTTATGGAAACGGAGCAAAAGCGAGAAGGTGGAAGCGTTATTGAAGAAGAATTTCCCGGAGATAGAGATTCTTTACGGCAATCCGGATAAAGATTTTACGATTACGGATAGTAAGCTTCTGGAGGCTATCAATCGTGCTGATGTCTTTATTCATGGATCGGGGCCATCGGTTGTGGCGGCCAACTGTTTGGAGGCTTGGCGTAAAATTACGGATAAACCTTTCGGAACCTACGGAACAACGATTCAGGATATATCTCCTTCATTGAAGAATCTGTTGAACGATGCATCGTTTGTTTTTACTCGCGAGACAGCTTCGATAAGAAAATTGAGGGAAGCGAGAGTAACGAAGCCTGAAATCCGTTTTGTTCCGGATGCTACTTTCGCTTTGAATATCCAGGACGAAGAGAATGCCCGTTCTTTCTTAATGGCCAATAATCTGGAAGACCGTAAGTTTATTTGTGTGATTCCCCGGTTGCGGAAAACACCGTACTGGCTGATCCGCAGGAAAAGCTACACGGAGGAACAGATCGTAGAAATAACGGTATTGAATGACAAATGGAAAGAGGTCGACCATGCCAAAGCTCGTGAAGCAATCGTCCGTTGGGTGAGGGAAACAGGGAATAAGGTTCTTGTTTGCCCGGAAATGACTTATCAGGTTGATATTATGGATGAACTTTTGATTGATCCGTTACCGGATGATGTTCAAAAGAATGTCGTCAAACGTGGTTATTGGTTACCGGATGAGGCTGCTTCTTTGTATAGCAAGGCCTTCTGTGTTCTTAGTTTTGAATGCCATTCCCCTATTATCTCTTTGCGGAATGGGACACCTGCATTTTATCTCCGACAGCCGGAAGATACGATAAAAGGACAAATGTATTATGATTTAGGTTTTAATAATTGGGTGTTTGAGATTAACGACACGACAGGAAAACAGATTGCCGACCGTTTGATGGAAGTTTATTCTGACTACGACAGTGCGCAAGCATATCGTAAACAAGGAATGGATAATGCTTCTAAGCTGTTTGATATGGGGATAAAAATCGTTTCTCAATTCTTATAA
- a CDS encoding glycoside hydrolase family 43 protein, whose product MKRIAIYPLLLLFALCGCKGKTGTSLVENVFKPGEIWPDNNGVHINAHGGGMLQQGDTYYWFGEHKTEGEGGNVAQVGVHCYSSKDLYNWKDEGIALSVSDDESSPIVKGCILERPKVIFNKKTGRYVMWFHLEPKGAGYTGAKSGVAVSEKVTGPYKLLSADRPNAGFWPKNVLDIHKGQVPEESKKGFGGGGLPAHPDTLNLLGRDFESGQMARDMNLFVDDDGKAYHIYASEENSTLHISELTDDYTACSGNYARFFVGRFMEAPAMFKKDGKYYLIMSGCTGWAPNPGRSAVASSIWGPWKELANPFVGADSETSFHSQSTYVLPVPGKPGQFIYMGDRWTPENAIDGRYIWLPIRFEGEQPVINWEDEWAMDK is encoded by the coding sequence ATGAAACGGATTGCTATTTATCCTCTGTTGTTGCTCTTCGCTTTGTGCGGGTGTAAGGGGAAAACCGGGACTTCACTGGTTGAGAATGTTTTTAAACCCGGTGAAATCTGGCCGGACAATAACGGTGTGCACATCAATGCTCATGGCGGGGGTATGTTGCAGCAAGGTGATACCTATTATTGGTTTGGCGAGCACAAAACGGAAGGTGAAGGGGGAAATGTAGCCCAGGTTGGCGTCCATTGTTATTCTTCCAAGGACTTATATAATTGGAAAGACGAGGGAATCGCCTTGTCTGTTTCGGACGACGAATCGAGTCCGATCGTAAAAGGTTGCATTCTGGAGCGTCCGAAGGTGATTTTCAATAAGAAGACGGGCAGGTATGTGATGTGGTTCCATCTCGAACCGAAAGGTGCCGGTTATACGGGAGCCAAAAGCGGTGTTGCTGTCAGCGAAAAGGTTACAGGACCGTACAAACTGCTTTCCGCCGATCGGCCGAACGCTGGTTTTTGGCCGAAGAATGTTTTGGATATCCATAAAGGCCAGGTTCCCGAAGAATCGAAGAAAGGTTTCGGTGGCGGTGGCTTGCCTGCCCATCCCGACACGCTGAATCTGTTAGGACGTGATTTCGAGAGCGGGCAAATGGCACGCGACATGAATCTATTTGTCGACGACGATGGAAAAGCATACCATATTTATGCTTCGGAGGAGAACAGCACATTGCATATTTCCGAACTGACGGACGATTATACGGCTTGTTCCGGCAATTATGCCCGTTTCTTTGTCGGCCGCTTTATGGAAGCGCCTGCCATGTTCAAGAAAGACGGCAAGTATTATCTGATCATGTCCGGTTGCACTGGTTGGGCCCCGAATCCGGGTCGTTCCGCTGTTGCATCCTCTATCTGGGGGCCGTGGAAAGAGTTGGCGAACCCGTTTGTGGGAGCCGATTCGGAAACCTCTTTCCATTCGCAAAGTACTTATGTGCTGCCTGTTCCCGGCAAGCCCGGCCAGTTCATCTATATGGGAGATCGCTGGACACCGGAGAACGCCATAGATGGCCGTTATATCTGGTTGCCTATCCGTTTTGAAGGAGAGCAGCCGGTTATCAACTGGGAGGATGAGTGGGCAATGGACAAGTAA
- a CDS encoding YitT family protein — protein MKQTLSIKSNLFMVRELRDYLGIALGMILYGIGWTVFLLPNDLPSGAVPGIASIVYWGTGLPVQYTYFAINGFLLLLSLKILGWKFSVKTIFAVFVLTFFLSVIQQLTAGLQLLQDQPFMACILGAIFCGGGIGVAFASNGSTGGTDIVAAIVNKYRDVSLGRMVMLCDMIIIASSYFVLHDLEKVVYGYVTLFVTGYMIDQVVNSSRQSVQFFIISSKYEEIGREINALHRGVTVIDGTGLYTGKQVKMMFVLAKKSQSNTIFQIINDIDPRAFVSQSAVIGVYGEGFDHFKVKKKTN, from the coding sequence ATGAAACAGACATTGTCTATCAAATCCAACCTATTTATGGTTAGGGAATTAAGAGATTATTTGGGGATCGCTTTGGGGATGATCCTCTACGGTATAGGTTGGACCGTATTCCTGTTGCCAAACGATTTGCCTTCCGGGGCGGTACCGGGCATCGCCTCCATTGTCTATTGGGGGACAGGTTTGCCGGTGCAATACACTTATTTTGCCATTAATGGCTTCCTTTTGTTGTTATCACTCAAGATATTGGGATGGAAGTTTAGTGTGAAGACGATTTTTGCCGTGTTTGTCCTGACCTTTTTCCTTTCCGTAATCCAGCAGTTGACGGCTGGACTCCAGCTTTTGCAGGATCAACCTTTCATGGCCTGTATCTTGGGCGCTATCTTTTGTGGAGGAGGTATTGGTGTTGCTTTTGCCTCGAATGGCAGTACAGGAGGGACGGATATCGTGGCAGCTATCGTCAATAAGTACCGGGATGTCAGCTTAGGGCGTATGGTGATGCTCTGCGATATGATCATCATTGCATCCAGTTATTTTGTGCTGCACGATTTGGAGAAGGTGGTCTATGGTTATGTAACCTTGTTTGTTACAGGATATATGATCGACCAGGTGGTCAACAGCTCTCGTCAGTCGGTCCAGTTCTTTATTATTTCCAGCAAATATGAAGAGATCGGCAGGGAGATTAATGCTTTGCACAGGGGAGTGACTGTAATCGATGGGACCGGACTTTATACAGGGAAGCAAGTGAAGATGATGTTTGTCTTAGCAAAAAAGAGTCAATCTAATACGATTTTCCAAATCATCAATGATATTGATCCGAGAGCTTTCGTTTCGCAGAGTGCCGTTATTGGTGTATACGGGGAAGGATTCGACCATTTCAAAGTGAAGAAGAAAACGAATTAA
- a CDS encoding FAD-dependent oxidoreductase — translation MQKVFRVVYMMLICQAFISFSLLAQKKDFVLVEAESFNEKGGWVLDQQFMDQMGSPFLLAHGIGKPVQDASTEVMIPKKGTWHVYARTWNWCSPWKVKEAPGRFKIAVNGAVLDNELGMGTQWDWEYAGSVEIKNKSNSVTLKDLTGFEGRCDAILFTKDKNVVIPNRKEDLSAFRKQLLNIPAKPEDGGHYDLVVVGAGTAGLSAAIKGAREGLKVALINNRPVPGGNNSTEIRVVASGEMNVKPYTALGNVIREIRNVYSKEDQVIEMIQTEKTLSYFPNMHVFAVSKEGKQIKSVTAKHIENGKEIEFFSSLFVDCSGDGNLGYLAGAEYRVGREMRQETRETLAPDRPDNMVLGATISWKSKVMPAEVSFPRCEWAIQFNDESCEKVISGSNWWESGFRYDQVNDAEYIRDYLFRAIYGNWAFLKNDSKFRKEYANRELDMMTYIAGKRESRRLVGDVFFVQQDIEKEYVKYDDAVVIGTYSIDQHFPTPKNTFFFPGEEFISTMKHYFNDLGTPRRYLRDDQVPPPYRIPYRCLYSVNVDNLFMAGRNISVSHIALSSTRVQNTTGMMGEVVAVAAALCKKYNCLPREVYTKHLNELLDSLK, via the coding sequence ATGCAAAAAGTATTTCGAGTTGTTTATATGATGCTTATATGCCAGGCTTTTATTTCTTTTTCGCTTCTTGCACAGAAAAAGGATTTTGTACTGGTTGAAGCAGAGAGTTTTAATGAAAAAGGTGGATGGGTATTGGACCAGCAGTTTATGGATCAGATGGGATCTCCTTTCCTGTTGGCTCACGGCATAGGAAAGCCGGTGCAAGATGCTTCAACGGAAGTAATGATTCCGAAAAAAGGGACTTGGCATGTATATGCTCGTACCTGGAATTGGTGTTCTCCCTGGAAGGTGAAAGAGGCCCCAGGTAGATTTAAAATTGCTGTAAACGGAGCAGTTCTGGATAATGAATTGGGAATGGGGACACAATGGGATTGGGAATATGCCGGAAGTGTTGAGATAAAAAATAAGAGTAATTCTGTTACATTGAAAGACTTAACCGGATTTGAGGGACGATGTGATGCGATCCTTTTTACAAAGGACAAAAATGTCGTTATCCCTAACCGGAAAGAAGATTTGTCGGCATTCAGAAAACAGCTGTTGAATATCCCGGCTAAACCGGAAGATGGAGGGCATTATGATCTCGTCGTAGTTGGAGCCGGTACAGCTGGATTGAGTGCAGCGATCAAGGGAGCGCGGGAAGGTTTGAAAGTTGCGTTGATTAATAACCGTCCCGTTCCGGGAGGAAACAACAGTACCGAGATAAGAGTGGTTGCCAGCGGGGAGATGAATGTAAAGCCGTATACTGCTTTAGGAAATGTAATTAGAGAAATACGGAATGTATATAGTAAGGAAGATCAGGTTATTGAAATGATACAAACAGAGAAAACGTTGTCCTATTTTCCAAATATGCATGTGTTTGCAGTTTCCAAAGAAGGCAAGCAGATAAAGTCTGTGACCGCTAAACATATTGAGAATGGAAAAGAGATAGAGTTCTTTTCTTCATTATTTGTCGATTGTTCCGGTGATGGAAATTTAGGTTATCTGGCGGGTGCTGAATATCGTGTGGGGCGCGAGATGAGGCAGGAAACAAGAGAAACATTGGCTCCTGACAGGCCGGATAATATGGTATTGGGTGCGACAATTTCATGGAAAAGTAAAGTGATGCCGGCTGAAGTATCATTTCCGAGATGCGAATGGGCGATACAGTTTAATGATGAATCTTGTGAAAAAGTTATTTCTGGTAGTAACTGGTGGGAAAGCGGTTTCCGTTATGATCAGGTAAATGATGCAGAATATATCCGGGATTATCTGTTTCGTGCTATCTATGGGAACTGGGCTTTCCTGAAAAACGATAGTAAGTTTAGGAAAGAATATGCAAACCGAGAACTGGATATGATGACTTACATTGCCGGAAAGCGGGAATCACGCCGTCTGGTGGGAGATGTATTTTTTGTACAACAAGATATAGAGAAGGAGTATGTAAAGTATGATGACGCTGTTGTAATAGGAACTTATTCGATAGATCAGCATTTTCCGACTCCTAAAAATACATTCTTTTTCCCGGGAGAGGAATTTATTTCAACAATGAAACACTATTTTAATGATTTGGGAACTCCCCGACGTTATCTGCGCGACGATCAGGTTCCACCTCCTTATCGTATTCCTTATCGCTGTCTATATTCGGTGAATGTAGACAATTTGTTTATGGCTGGAAGAAATATAAGTGTTTCACATATAGCATTGTCTTCTACCCGTGTACAGAATACGACCGGTATGATGGGGGAAGTCGTTGCGGTAGCAGCAGCGCTTTGTAAAAAATACAATTGTTTGCCACGTGAGGTATATACCAAGCATTTGAATGAATTGTTGGACTCATTGAAATAG
- a CDS encoding alpha/beta hydrolase, with protein sequence MKHILLLLLSFFSPVVWGQQVEQFKLWPDKPEAGEAEIFVYHPAKNGKLAPAVLICPGGGYRGLAINHEGHDMAKWYASNGFVAVVLKYRMPEGVHTIPLSDAEKAMSVIRGNATKWNLDANKVGVIGSSAGGHLAASLSTLAADANRPDFAILYYPVISFDNMTTHGGSKKNLLGKDIENKELVDRYSLQKQVDDKTPKTLLLLSDDDQTVPPLNSILYYTALNEHHIPTSLYMFPSGGHGWGFRYDFTYYQEVKDLIQKWLTYIKITD encoded by the coding sequence ATGAAACACATTCTTTTACTTCTCTTATCGTTCTTTTCACCCGTGGTATGGGGGCAGCAGGTAGAACAGTTCAAGCTCTGGCCGGATAAGCCGGAAGCGGGCGAGGCGGAAATCTTTGTTTATCATCCGGCGAAGAACGGGAAACTGGCACCAGCGGTGCTGATTTGTCCGGGTGGCGGATATAGAGGGCTGGCAATAAACCATGAAGGGCATGATATGGCGAAATGGTACGCTTCTAACGGGTTTGTTGCAGTCGTTCTGAAATATAGGATGCCGGAAGGCGTACATACGATCCCGTTGAGTGATGCGGAGAAAGCGATGTCCGTCATTAGGGGTAATGCAACCAAATGGAATCTGGATGCGAATAAGGTCGGAGTGATCGGATCGTCAGCAGGCGGACATTTGGCAGCTTCACTCAGCACGCTTGCGGCAGATGCCAACCGGCCGGACTTTGCGATCCTTTATTATCCGGTGATCAGCTTCGATAATATGACTACACATGGTGGTTCCAAAAAGAATCTTTTAGGGAAAGATATTGAGAATAAGGAGTTGGTAGACCGCTATTCTTTGCAGAAACAGGTGGACGATAAGACACCGAAGACTTTGCTTCTGCTGAGTGATGACGATCAGACCGTTCCTCCGTTGAATTCTATCCTTTATTATACGGCACTGAATGAACACCATATCCCGACTTCCCTCTATATGTTCCCCAGCGGAGGACACGGTTGGGGGTTCCGGTATGACTTCACCTATTATCAGGAAGTGAAAGACCTGATACAGAAATGGCTTACCTATATAAAAATCACCGATTAA
- a CDS encoding RagB/SusD family nutrient uptake outer membrane protein gives MKKSKYIVLFSSLILLLGTQMSCSDSYLEEKPMDKFSPENLLTSKKGFETVIYSLHNFARSGLFQSNNEDVMNTGTDVACSGVTDGRFFNDYSLILPEHATPKFYWNWAYQKMLKDANLIITRAENPNVSWTEDEKNTIVAEAKFFRAYTYNILVNLFGGVPIVDKEELSPRFDYTRASRKEVLEFIQKDLEFAAQYLPIVTSDASQDGRIFRAAANHLLSEVYISLGQETGDQLFYDKSIAAATAVIDGSCGEYALVKSRFGDTSRPGDYYSDLFWTNQQNRASGNKEGIWVVQFEYLTPGAEEANNAQLRLWGPKIEDVTYPDGKKILVCDTVGRMQGIIRPLNHTNYEIWDDPNDIRYSPYNFKKEFYMNNPDSKYNGEKLVLTKKDDGKMYITLSDGTITDKSVDTFRVCYPYFRKIEGEMPWGAMAGRTPNDRYIMRLSETYLLRAEAYFHKGDLANAANDINVVRGRAQANPVQPGQISLDYILDERIRELVVEEPRRKTLVRLNKLYERTMKYNFRVKDNMEPYHELWPIPQTAIDANTGAKLLQNPGYPGAAE, from the coding sequence TTTATTATTGGGAACGCAGATGTCATGTAGTGATAGCTACCTGGAAGAGAAGCCGATGGATAAATTTAGTCCGGAAAACTTATTGACTTCTAAAAAAGGGTTTGAGACAGTCATTTATTCCTTGCATAATTTTGCTCGCAGCGGACTTTTTCAGTCGAATAATGAAGATGTCATGAATACTGGGACAGATGTGGCATGCAGTGGTGTTACAGATGGTCGTTTTTTTAATGATTATAGCCTGATTTTACCAGAGCATGCAACCCCCAAATTCTATTGGAATTGGGCTTATCAGAAAATGTTGAAAGATGCTAATCTTATTATTACCAGAGCGGAAAATCCAAATGTCTCTTGGACAGAGGACGAAAAAAACACAATTGTGGCAGAGGCTAAGTTTTTCCGAGCTTATACATACAATATTTTAGTGAATCTTTTTGGAGGTGTACCTATTGTTGATAAAGAAGAACTGAGTCCTCGTTTTGATTACACCCGTGCTTCACGAAAAGAAGTTCTTGAGTTTATCCAGAAGGACTTGGAATTTGCAGCCCAATATTTACCGATTGTTACATCTGATGCTTCACAAGATGGACGTATTTTTCGAGCTGCGGCAAACCATCTGTTATCAGAAGTATACATTAGCTTAGGGCAAGAAACAGGAGATCAGTTATTTTATGATAAATCGATAGCTGCCGCGACTGCTGTTATCGATGGTAGTTGTGGAGAATACGCACTCGTGAAATCCCGTTTTGGTGATACAAGTCGTCCGGGAGATTATTATTCTGACTTGTTTTGGACTAACCAACAAAATAGAGCTTCTGGCAACAAAGAGGGGATATGGGTCGTACAGTTCGAATACTTAACTCCGGGAGCTGAAGAAGCTAACAATGCGCAACTTCGTCTTTGGGGACCTAAAATAGAAGATGTAACTTATCCTGATGGTAAAAAGATTTTGGTTTGTGACACAGTAGGACGTATGCAGGGGATTATTCGTCCTTTAAATCATACTAATTATGAAATATGGGATGATCCGAACGATATACGTTACTCTCCGTATAACTTTAAGAAAGAGTTCTATATGAATAATCCTGATTCTAAGTATAATGGGGAAAAATTAGTTCTAACAAAGAAGGATGATGGTAAAATGTATATTACTTTATCTGATGGAACAATAACGGATAAATCGGTCGATACATTTAGAGTTTGTTATCCTTACTTCCGTAAGATAGAAGGGGAAATGCCTTGGGGGGCTATGGCTGGAAGGACACCTAATGATCGATACATAATGCGCCTTTCTGAAACTTATTTGTTAAGGGCGGAAGCCTATTTCCATAAAGGAGATTTGGCAAATGCTGCAAATGATATTAATGTTGTCAGAGGAAGAGCACAAGCTAACCCCGTTCAACCAGGTCAAATTTCATTAGATTATATTCTGGACGAACGTATACGCGAATTAGTTGTTGAGGAGCCGCGTAGAAAGACTTTGGTTCGATTGAATAAATTATATGAAAGAACGATGAAATATAATTTCAGGGTTAAGGACAATATGGAACCTTATCATGAATTATGGCCAATTCCTCAAACAGCAATTGATGCGAATACGGGTGCAAAATTGTTGCAAAATCCCGGCTACCCCGGTGCAGCCGAGTAA